From Nicotiana tabacum cultivar K326 chromosome 22, ASM71507v2, whole genome shotgun sequence, one genomic window encodes:
- the LOC107819308 gene encoding putative aquaporin TIP3-2, whose amino-acid sequence MQPPRRYAFGRVDEATHPDSMRATLSEFLSTFIFVFAGEGSALALDKLYPDTALGASRLTAIALAHALSLFAAVASSMNVSGGHINPAVTFGALVGGRVSVLRAVYYWVAQLLGAVVASALLRLATDGLRPLGFGVAAGVGNLNALVMEIVMTFGLVYTVYATAIDPKRGSLGIIAPLAIAFIVGANIFVGGPFEGASMNPARAFGPALVGWRWRNHWIYWLGPFIGAAIAGLIYEFGLIQSEIAPIHTHHQPLAPEDY is encoded by the exons ATGCAGCCACCGCGCAGATATGCCTTTGGGAGGGTGGATGAGGCCACTCACCCTGATTCCATGAGAGCCACCTTGTCCGAGTTCCTCTCTACCTTCATCTTCGTCTTTGCAGGGGAAGGCTCTGCTCTTGCTCttg ATAAGTTGTATCCCGACACAGCTTTAGGAGCATCAAGATTGACGGCCATTGCATTGGCGCATGCACTGTCGCTCTTTGCAGCAGTAGCGTCGAGCATGAACGTCTCGGGGGGACATATTAACCCGGCTGTCACCTTTGGTGCCCTCGTGGGTGGCAGGGTTAGCGTTCTTCGTGCTGTCTACTATTGGGTTGCTCAGCTCCTTGGTGCTGTTGTAGCCTCTGCCTTGTTGAGGCTGGCTACTGATGGCTTG AGGCCACTGGGATTCGGAGTAGCAGCAGGAGTTGGCAACTTGAACGCACTTGTGATGGAAATAGTAATGACATTTGGGCTGGTATACACAGTTTATGCAACTGCCATTGATCCAAAGAGGGGAAGTTTGGGCATCATTGCACCTCTCGCCATTGCTTTCATAGTTGGGGCTAATATATTTGTTGGTGGGCCTTTTGAAGGGGCATCCATGAATCCTGCAAGGGCATTTGGGCCTGCTCTTGTGGGCTGGAGGTGGAGGAACCACTGGATCTACTGGTTGGGCCCATTTATAGGTGCAGCCATTGCTGGACTTATCTATGAGTTTGGGCTTATACAATCTGAGATAGCTCCAATCCACACTCACCATCAACCCTTGGCTCCAGAAGATTACTAA